The following proteins come from a genomic window of Peromyscus eremicus chromosome 23, PerEre_H2_v1, whole genome shotgun sequence:
- the Asl gene encoding argininosuccinate lyase translates to MASESGKLWGGRFVGAVDPIMEKFNSSISYDRHLWNVDVQGSKAYSRGLEKAGLLTKAEMQQILQGLDKVADEWAQGTFKLHPNDEDIHTANERRLKELIGETAGKLHTGRSRNDQVVTDLRLWMRQTCSKLSALLWALIGSMVDRAEAERDVLFPGYTHLQRAQPIRWSHWILSHAVALTRDSERLLEVQKRVNVLPLGSGAIAGNPLGVDRELLRAELNFGAITLNSMDATSERDFVAEFLFWASLCMTHLSRMAEDLILYGTKEFNFVQLSDAYSTGSSLMPQKKNPDSLELIRSKAGRVFGRCAGLLMTLKGLPSTYNKDLQEDKEAVFEVSDTMTAVLQVATGVISTLQIHRENMTQALSPDMLATDLAYYLVRKGMPFRQAHEASGKAVFMAETKGVALNQLSLQELQTISPLFSGDVSHVWDYGHSVEQYSALGGTARSSVEWQIGQVRALLRAQQA, encoded by the exons ATGGCATCGGAG AGTGGGAAGCTATGGGGCGGCCGGTTTGTGGGTGCTGTCGACCCCATCATGGAGAAGTTCAACTCATCCATCTCCTATGATCGGCATCTGTGGAACGTGGACGTGCAGGGGAGCAAGGCCTACAGCAGGGGCCTGGAGAAAGCGGGCCTTCTCACCAAAGCCGAGATGCAGCAGATACTGCAAGGCCTGGACAAG GTAGCTGATGAGTGGGCCCAGGGCACCTTCAAACTACACCCTAACGATGAAGACATCCACACAGCCAATGAGCGGCGCTTGAAG GAGCTCATCGGCGAAACTGCGGGAAAGCTACATACAGGACGAAGTCGTAACGACCAG GTGGTCACGGACCTCAGGCTGTGGATGAGGCAGACCTGTTCAAAACTCTCTGCCCTCCTCTGGGCGCTTATTGGAAGCATGGTCGACCGGGCTGAGGC GGAACGTGATGTCCTCTTCCCAGGGTACACACACCTGCAGAGGGCTCAGCCCATCCGCTGGAGCCACTGGATCCTGAG CCACGCTGTTGCCCTGACGCGGGACTCAGAGAGACTGCTGGAGGTGCAGAAGCGGGTCAATGTCCTGCCGCTGGGGAG TGGGGCCATTGCAGGCAACCCCCTGGGTGTGGACCGGGAGCTACTCCGAGCAG AACTGAACTTCGGTGCCATCACACTCAACAGCATGGATGCCACCAGCGAGAGAGACTTTGTGG CGGAGTTCCTGTtctgggcttctctgtgtatGACCCACCTCAGCAGGATGGCAGAGGACCTTATCCTCTATGGCACCAAGGAATTCAACTTCGTGCAGCTCTCTGATGCCTACAG cactggaagCAGCTTGATGCCCCAGAAGAAAAACCCAGACAGCCTGGAGCTGATCCGGAGCAAAGCGGGCCGAGTGTTTGGGCGG TGTGCTGGGCTCCTGATGACTCTCAAGGGACTTCCAAGCACCTACAACAAGGACTTACAG GAAGACAAGGAAGCCGTGTTTGAAGTGTCTGACACCATGACTGCTGTCCTCCAAGTGGCCACGGGAGTCATCTCCACGCTGCAG ATTCACCGTGAGAACATGACACAGGCACTCAGCCCTGACATGCTGGCCACCGACCTCGCCTATTACCTGGTCCGCAAAGGG ATGCCATTCCGCCAGGCCCATGAGGCCTCAGGGAAAGCTGTGTTCATGGCAGAGACTAAAGGAGTCGCCCTCAACCAGCTGTCGCTGCAGGAGCTGCAGACCATCAG CCCCCTGTTCTCCGGTGACGTGAGTCACGTGTGGGACTACGGCCACAGCGTGGAACAGTACAGTGCCTTGGGTGGTACTGCACGATCCAGTGTGGAGTGGCAGATCGGCCAGGTGCGAGCCCTGCTACGGGCCCAGCAGGCCTAG